In a single window of the Gemmatimonadota bacterium genome:
- a CDS encoding pyruvate dehydrogenase complex E1 component subunit beta, which produces MEITTTRAMANITYREALNQALAEEMDRDETVFLMGEEVAEYDGAYKVSKGLLDRFGDRRVVDTPISELGFAGLGVGAAMVGLRPVIEFMTFNFSLLALDQVINSAAKMYYMSGGQISVPIVFRGPTGAALQLSAQHSQACASWYVHAPGVKVVTPATPADAKGLLKAAIRDKDPVAVMEGELLYNVKGEVPDPEDGDFVIPLGLADLKREGEDVSIITHGPTVHIALMAAQKLEKEGIEAEVVDLRSIRPLDVDTILASVRKTNRAVMLEEGWPFAGVGSQVVSIIQDEAFDDLDAPVVRVTQADVPMPYAKNLEQLAKPSADRVVDACNRVLYRS; this is translated from the coding sequence ATCGAGATCACGACGACCCGCGCGATGGCGAACATCACCTACCGTGAAGCTCTGAACCAGGCGCTCGCCGAGGAAATGGACCGGGACGAGACCGTCTTCCTCATGGGCGAAGAGGTCGCCGAGTACGACGGAGCCTATAAGGTGTCCAAGGGACTCCTCGATCGTTTCGGCGACCGGCGCGTCGTGGACACGCCGATCTCGGAGCTCGGCTTCGCGGGACTCGGAGTCGGAGCGGCGATGGTCGGGCTCCGTCCGGTCATCGAGTTCATGACCTTCAACTTCTCCCTCCTCGCCCTCGACCAGGTCATCAACTCGGCGGCGAAGATGTATTACATGTCGGGCGGCCAGATCTCGGTGCCAATCGTTTTCCGCGGACCCACCGGCGCCGCGCTTCAGCTCTCCGCCCAGCATTCGCAGGCGTGTGCCTCCTGGTACGTGCATGCGCCCGGGGTGAAGGTCGTGACGCCTGCGACGCCGGCGGACGCGAAAGGGCTCTTGAAGGCCGCGATCCGGGACAAGGACCCCGTGGCGGTCATGGAGGGGGAGCTTCTCTACAACGTGAAGGGCGAGGTCCCCGACCCGGAGGACGGCGACTTCGTGATCCCGCTCGGGCTGGCGGACCTGAAGCGCGAGGGGGAAGACGTCTCGATCATCACGCACGGTCCGACCGTGCACATCGCCCTGATGGCCGCTCAGAAGCTGGAGAAGGAGGGGATCGAGGCGGAAGTGGTGGATCTGCGCTCGATCCGTCCCCTCGACGTGGACACGATCCTCGCTTCGGTCCGAAAGACGAACCGGGCCGTAATGCTGGAGGAGGGGTGGCCCTTCGCCGGGGTCGGGTCGCAGGTCGTTTCGATTATTCAGGACGAAGCCTTCGACGACCTCGACGCGCCGGTCGTGCGGGTCACGCAGGCCGACGTTCCCATGCCGTACGCGAAAAATCTGGAGCAGCTCGCGAAGCCGAGCGCCGATCGCGTCGTTGACGCGTGCAACCGGGTCCTCTACCGGAGTTAG
- a CDS encoding NAD-dependent epimerase/dehydratase family protein: MAAPTEHEVVHSPPPVFLTGGTGLVGSHIAEALRSGGTRVRALHRAGSDTNHLHALGCELVEGELDWSAKALGEVMAGCGAVVHAAASVYGNLPWTRLHEINVGGALRVFQGAAGAGIRRGVHVSSVAVYGSLAGPADETAADSPNGAPRGGYGRSKREAEEAVGGAARESGMRVALLRPPVVYGERDRLFTPRLVRTLCFPVHLVLGSGRTPIATVYAGNLAQAALAALVAELPVGARPYNVSGDHPVSQRALLAGLARHLGLPFRPVAIPRHLVMAGARVVDALGGRLPGLGGLRLRRVVEVAVLPDPYRSERAREELGWAPPFTLEEALARTAAWVTEEGKSTGEWRSRKTRTKRSSG, encoded by the coding sequence ATGGCGGCCCCAACTGAGCACGAAGTCGTGCACTCCCCGCCCCCGGTTTTTCTGACCGGCGGGACGGGGCTCGTGGGATCCCATATCGCGGAAGCCCTCCGCAGCGGTGGGACTCGAGTCCGCGCCCTTCATCGCGCAGGCTCCGACACGAATCACCTCCACGCCCTCGGGTGCGAGCTGGTCGAGGGGGAGCTTGACTGGTCGGCGAAAGCGCTCGGCGAGGTCATGGCGGGGTGCGGCGCCGTCGTCCACGCGGCGGCTTCCGTGTATGGGAATCTCCCCTGGACCCGGCTCCACGAGATCAACGTGGGAGGGGCGCTGAGGGTCTTTCAGGGCGCGGCCGGGGCGGGAATCCGGCGCGGGGTCCACGTCTCTTCGGTCGCGGTCTACGGCTCTCTGGCGGGACCGGCGGACGAAACGGCGGCGGACTCCCCCAACGGGGCTCCGCGCGGGGGATACGGGCGCTCGAAGCGGGAAGCCGAAGAGGCCGTGGGCGGCGCGGCGCGCGAGAGCGGGATGCGGGTGGCTCTCCTCCGGCCACCGGTGGTGTACGGGGAGAGGGACCGCCTCTTCACGCCGAGGCTCGTCCGGACCCTGTGCTTCCCGGTACATCTGGTCCTCGGAAGCGGCCGGACGCCGATCGCGACCGTGTATGCGGGGAACCTTGCCCAGGCTGCACTGGCGGCGCTCGTCGCGGAGCTCCCCGTCGGGGCGCGGCCGTACAACGTCTCCGGGGACCATCCGGTGAGCCAGCGGGCGCTTCTGGCCGGGCTCGCCCGGCATCTCGGCCTTCCTTTTCGCCCGGTCGCCATTCCTCGGCACCTGGTCATGGCGGGGGCGAGAGTGGTTGATGCGCTGGGGGGGCGCCTCCCCGGGCTTGGGGGGTTGAGGCTCCGGCGGGTGGTCGAGGTGGCAGTGCTTCCGGACCCCTATCGCTCCGAGCGCGCCCGCGAGGAGCTCGGATGGGCGCCCCCCTTCACTCTGGAGGAAGCGCTGGCCCGCACGGCGGCATGGGTGACCGAGGAGGGGAAGAGTACCGGGGAGTGGAGGAGTCGGAAAACGCGCACGAAGAGGAGCTCCGGATGA
- a CDS encoding pyruvate dehydrogenase complex dihydrolipoamide acetyltransferase, with translation MATKVHMEALSPTMEEGQLVKWLKSEGDAVSNGDVLAEIETDKATMELVARGEGILRKIVLGEGSTAPVGEVIAVIGTKDEDISDLVGGGGDAAPPPAPKAEKKSTKGKKKEEVKEESEAEPEAPAAETAAAAAPSPAEVEGTTAPATEGRVKASPLARRLAANEGLELRAIQGSGPGGRIVKRDVERAAQEAPAAPAAAKAPAFAPRLTPPDSTEDFRDVALSQMRKTIAKRLVESIGPVPHFFLTVDVDMSRVVEARERVNALLESTGVKVSFNDIVLKATAAALRRHPECNAHWGGDHIRHFNRVHLGVAVAIEDGLITPVVRDAHLKGIAEIAAEVRELAGRAREKKLKPGEYTGATFSVSNLGMFGIEEFTAVINPPEAGILAVGALEERAVVVNGEVKVQPRMKITMSCDHRVIDGAQGSAFLRTLRAILEEPLTALL, from the coding sequence ATGGCGACGAAGGTGCATATGGAGGCGCTCTCCCCCACCATGGAGGAGGGGCAGCTCGTGAAGTGGCTCAAGTCCGAAGGGGACGCCGTCTCGAACGGGGACGTCCTCGCCGAGATCGAGACGGATAAGGCCACCATGGAGCTCGTGGCGCGGGGGGAGGGGATCCTTCGGAAGATCGTGCTCGGCGAGGGGAGCACCGCCCCGGTCGGGGAAGTGATCGCCGTGATCGGCACGAAAGACGAGGACATCTCGGACCTGGTCGGCGGGGGTGGGGACGCGGCCCCCCCGCCCGCGCCGAAGGCCGAGAAGAAGTCCACGAAGGGGAAGAAGAAGGAAGAGGTCAAAGAAGAAAGCGAGGCCGAGCCCGAGGCGCCCGCCGCCGAGACAGCGGCCGCGGCGGCGCCGAGTCCCGCGGAGGTCGAAGGAACGACTGCTCCGGCCACGGAGGGTCGGGTGAAGGCTTCACCCCTCGCGCGCCGGCTCGCCGCGAACGAGGGGCTCGAGCTCCGCGCCATCCAGGGCTCGGGACCCGGCGGGCGGATCGTAAAGCGGGACGTGGAGCGGGCGGCGCAGGAAGCACCGGCCGCGCCGGCCGCCGCGAAGGCCCCGGCCTTCGCACCCCGCCTGACCCCCCCCGATTCGACGGAAGACTTCCGCGACGTCGCGCTTTCGCAGATGCGGAAGACGATCGCGAAGCGCCTCGTCGAGTCCATCGGGCCGGTCCCCCACTTCTTCCTCACCGTGGACGTGGACATGAGTCGCGTCGTCGAGGCTCGAGAGCGGGTGAACGCCCTCCTCGAGTCCACCGGTGTGAAGGTCTCTTTCAACGACATCGTTCTGAAAGCGACGGCCGCCGCGCTTCGCCGGCACCCCGAGTGCAATGCGCACTGGGGCGGCGACCACATCCGCCACTTCAACCGGGTCCACCTGGGGGTCGCGGTCGCGATCGAGGACGGCCTCATCACTCCGGTCGTCCGCGACGCGCACCTGAAGGGGATCGCGGAGATCGCCGCGGAGGTCCGTGAGCTCGCCGGCCGCGCGCGCGAGAAAAAACTCAAGCCCGGCGAGTACACGGGAGCCACCTTCTCCGTGTCGAACCTGGGAATGTTCGGGATCGAAGAGTTCACCGCGGTGATCAACCCGCCCGAAGCGGGGATTCTCGCCGTCGGCGCGCTCGAGGAGAGGGCCGTGGTGGTGAACGGAGAAGTGAAGGTCCAGCCCCGCATGAAGATCACGATGAGCTGCGATCACCGGGTGATCGACGGAGCCCAGGGGTCCGCCTTCCTCCGCACCCTCAGGGCGATCCTCGAGGAGCCGCTTACCGCGCTCCTTTAA
- a CDS encoding ATPase, T2SS/T4P/T4SS family, with translation MSSAEPRTDRDPVALLQSLEPLSRDLTDRYLEHHGVLPLQVEDGRLLVATWRDEVDAQALDDLRQIAAAPVELIHLPEAELRSAIRRVYQPDAVTAEDLIAGMGDEVRTEGTSDTDGALDDLVAMANEAPVVKLVNLLLLEALEARASDVHLETYQGGVRVRYRVDGVLQDAPAPPRRLAAAVVSRLKIMAELDIAERRVPQDGRIRLRMKDRQVDVRIATLPTLHGESVVLRLLDKEQGRIGLEELGMAEDTRRVFERVIAHPHGIVLATGPTGSGKTTTLYAAVDKIRTGREKIVTVEDPVEYELAGVPQVPVNEKVGLTFATALRALLRQDPDIMLVGEIRDHDTAEIATHAALTGHLVLSTLHTNDAATALTRLVDLGIESYLVASTVEAVLAQRLVRTICESCRERTELTSEEKSALGFGPDDQVPAWKGSGCEECRGTGYRGRIGIYELLVMDDDLRTAMHQDPSAGQLSRIAVSKGMRLLHQDGIRLIREGVTTGEEVLRVASGGGAV, from the coding sequence GTGAGCTCCGCGGAGCCCCGAACGGACCGGGATCCGGTCGCCCTTCTCCAATCCCTCGAGCCCCTCTCCCGCGACCTCACCGACCGGTACCTCGAGCACCACGGGGTCCTCCCCCTCCAGGTCGAGGACGGGCGCCTTCTCGTCGCGACCTGGCGGGACGAGGTGGATGCGCAGGCGCTCGACGACCTCCGTCAGATCGCCGCTGCTCCCGTCGAGCTGATCCACCTCCCCGAAGCGGAGCTCCGCAGCGCGATTCGCCGCGTTTATCAGCCCGACGCGGTCACGGCCGAGGATCTGATCGCGGGGATGGGCGACGAGGTCCGCACGGAGGGAACGAGCGACACCGACGGCGCGCTCGACGACCTCGTCGCGATGGCGAACGAGGCCCCCGTGGTGAAGCTCGTGAACCTCCTTCTCCTCGAAGCGCTCGAGGCGCGCGCCTCGGACGTACACCTCGAGACCTACCAGGGAGGCGTGCGCGTCCGTTACCGGGTGGACGGGGTCCTCCAGGATGCCCCGGCTCCGCCCCGGCGCCTCGCCGCCGCCGTCGTGAGCCGCCTCAAGATCATGGCCGAGCTGGACATCGCCGAGCGGCGGGTCCCCCAGGACGGCCGGATCCGCCTCCGGATGAAGGACCGCCAGGTGGATGTCCGGATCGCGACCCTCCCGACCCTCCACGGCGAGAGCGTCGTCCTCCGCCTCCTCGACAAGGAGCAGGGGCGGATCGGACTCGAAGAGCTGGGGATGGCGGAAGACACGAGGCGGGTCTTCGAGCGGGTGATCGCCCATCCGCACGGGATCGTCCTCGCGACGGGGCCGACCGGATCGGGAAAAACGACGACGCTTTACGCTGCGGTGGACAAGATCCGTACAGGGCGGGAAAAAATCGTGACTGTCGAAGACCCGGTCGAATACGAGCTGGCCGGGGTTCCGCAGGTCCCGGTGAACGAAAAGGTCGGCCTCACCTTCGCCACCGCGCTCCGCGCCCTCCTCCGCCAGGACCCCGACATCATGCTCGTCGGGGAGATCCGGGACCACGACACCGCGGAGATCGCGACCCACGCGGCGCTCACCGGGCACCTCGTCCTCTCGACGCTCCATACGAACGACGCCGCGACGGCGCTCACCCGCCTCGTGGACCTCGGGATCGAGTCGTACCTCGTGGCCAGCACGGTCGAAGCGGTCCTCGCGCAGCGGCTCGTCCGAACGATCTGCGAGAGCTGCCGCGAACGGACTGAGCTCACCTCCGAGGAGAAGTCGGCACTCGGCTTCGGGCCCGACGACCAGGTCCCGGCGTGGAAGGGGAGCGGGTGCGAAGAGTGCCGGGGGACGGGCTACCGTGGACGGATCGGGATCTACGAGCTCCTCGTGATGGACGATGACCTCCGCACCGCGATGCACCAGGACCCGAGCGCGGGGCAGCTCTCCCGCATCGCAGTCTCGAAGGGGATGCGCCTCCTCCACCAGGATGGGATCCGCCTCATCCGCGAGGGAGTCACGACGGGGGAAGAAGTCCTGCGGGTAGCGAGCGGGGGCGGCGCGGTCTAG
- a CDS encoding Nif3-like dinuclear metal center hexameric protein, which produces MSRGSIALEDVLQFMDAALGIPGFPDYEGAANGLQVEGPGPVTRVGAAVDANTLTVAAAVERKVDLLVVHHGLFWEGLRPLTGHRYRRILPLLENGIALYSAHLPLDAHPKLGNAAVLIQALGLEPGARFGHFSDTPIGFEASVSDSRKAFHDKVSAVVGGPVTLVPGGRESLGRIGVVTGGGASFIREAAEAGLDALLTGEGAHHTFTEAMELGVNVYYAGHYATETWGVKALAELVGEKFGVPWEFLDVPSGL; this is translated from the coding sequence ATGTCCCGGGGCTCGATCGCATTAGAAGATGTCCTCCAATTCATGGACGCGGCCCTGGGGATTCCCGGGTTTCCCGATTATGAGGGCGCCGCGAATGGACTCCAGGTCGAAGGACCGGGGCCCGTCACCCGGGTGGGCGCCGCTGTGGATGCAAACACCCTTACGGTTGCGGCGGCCGTCGAACGGAAAGTGGACCTCCTGGTGGTTCATCATGGGCTGTTCTGGGAGGGACTGAGGCCCCTCACCGGACACCGGTATCGCAGGATCCTTCCCCTCCTCGAAAACGGAATCGCGCTCTACAGTGCGCATCTCCCGCTCGATGCTCACCCCAAGCTGGGAAACGCGGCGGTTCTTATCCAGGCGCTGGGTCTCGAGCCCGGAGCGCGTTTCGGGCACTTTTCCGACACGCCGATCGGCTTCGAGGCGTCTGTCTCCGATTCGCGGAAAGCGTTCCACGACAAGGTCTCAGCGGTGGTCGGAGGACCAGTGACGCTGGTCCCCGGGGGCCGGGAAAGTCTCGGCCGGATCGGGGTCGTCACCGGGGGCGGCGCGAGCTTCATAAGAGAGGCCGCGGAGGCCGGTCTCGATGCCCTACTGACAGGGGAGGGAGCCCACCACACCTTCACGGAAGCGATGGAGCTGGGGGTGAATGTTTATTATGCGGGGCACTATGCTACGGAGACCTGGGGAGTGAAGGCCCTCGCGGAGCTCGTCGGGGAGAAGTTCGGCGTCCCCTGGGAGTTCCTCGACGTTCCCTCCGGACTATAG
- a CDS encoding MarR family winged helix-turn-helix transcriptional regulator, giving the protein MEEQTTTEPATGHRTWGDPEEEALRLWLALARSYHTMSRIVGGLLTDHGVTIPQFGVLEALYHLGPLSLGELADKLLVTGGNITYVMDRLESEGLVRRRRNPEDRRVVTAELTEEGLRLVASTFPHYAEFVLARVAHLEPDERCELRRLLKKLGKGLLADHGEDEAEDPEGTAPKLG; this is encoded by the coding sequence ATGGAAGAGCAGACGACGACAGAGCCCGCGACCGGCCACAGGACCTGGGGCGACCCCGAAGAGGAGGCGCTTCGGCTCTGGCTCGCGCTCGCGCGTTCCTACCACACGATGTCGCGCATCGTGGGCGGCCTCCTCACGGACCATGGGGTGACGATCCCGCAGTTCGGAGTCCTGGAAGCGCTTTACCACCTGGGTCCGCTCTCCCTCGGGGAGCTCGCGGACAAGCTCCTGGTCACCGGGGGAAACATTACCTACGTGATGGATCGCCTCGAATCGGAGGGGCTCGTGCGGCGCCGGCGAAATCCCGAGGACCGGCGCGTCGTCACCGCGGAGTTGACTGAAGAGGGGCTTCGGCTCGTGGCCTCGACTTTCCCCCATTACGCGGAGTTCGTCCTCGCGCGAGTCGCCCACCTGGAGCCGGACGAGAGATGTGAGTTGAGGCGGCTCCTCAAGAAGCTCGGAAAGGGGCTGCTGGCGGATCACGGAGAGGACGAGGCGGAAGACCCCGAGGGGACCGCCCCGAAGCTGGGGTGA
- the lpdA gene encoding dihydrolipoyl dehydrogenase, with the protein MAGNNPKSFDVVIVGSGPGGYVAAIRAAQLGLGVACIEADKLGGVCLNIGCIPTKALLTSALLVKEVRGAGKHGITTGEVKVSLGPAQERSRQVAEQMNRGVEFLFKKNKVTHLQGYGRLAGKGKVEIESPDGKKETVEAKHIIIATGSRPKSLPFLEIDGDKVWSSDDALFVKEAPKRLAIVGAGAIGMEFADVFDAYGSEVTVLEALDRVLPLEDKDVSAHVEKVYKKRGITVHTGARLEKAEVGKDSVTLTFKDREGKAQKLEVDRVLSAVGRAPNTEDVGLDQAGVKKTEKGGFIQVDEWMRTNVAGIYAVGDCAGGALLAHKASHEGIACVEKIAGKAHGSVDYGNIPNCTYCHPEVASVGLTEEQAKEKGYDIEVGRFPWVGNGRAVAYADTEGFLKVIRDKKYSEILGAHIVGPHATELIGEFVVGRHLETTAEEMEKAIHPHPTLSEGIAEAALASLGRAIHI; encoded by the coding sequence GTGGCGGGAAACAATCCGAAGAGCTTCGACGTCGTGATCGTGGGGAGTGGCCCGGGCGGGTACGTGGCGGCGATCCGGGCGGCCCAGCTCGGTCTCGGCGTGGCCTGTATCGAGGCCGACAAGCTGGGGGGCGTCTGCCTCAACATCGGATGCATTCCGACGAAGGCGCTCCTCACCTCCGCCCTCCTGGTCAAGGAGGTCCGCGGGGCCGGAAAACATGGGATCACGACGGGAGAGGTGAAGGTCTCTCTCGGTCCCGCGCAGGAACGGAGCCGCCAGGTGGCGGAGCAGATGAACCGCGGGGTCGAGTTCCTCTTCAAGAAAAACAAAGTGACGCACCTCCAGGGATACGGGCGGCTGGCCGGGAAGGGGAAGGTGGAAATCGAGAGCCCGGACGGAAAAAAGGAGACGGTCGAGGCGAAACACATCATCATCGCCACCGGCTCCCGTCCGAAGAGCCTCCCCTTTCTCGAAATAGACGGCGACAAGGTCTGGTCCTCGGACGATGCCCTCTTCGTGAAGGAGGCCCCCAAGCGGCTCGCGATCGTCGGGGCGGGGGCGATCGGGATGGAGTTCGCCGACGTTTTCGACGCGTACGGATCGGAGGTCACGGTCCTCGAGGCGCTCGACCGGGTCCTCCCCCTCGAAGACAAGGATGTCTCGGCGCACGTCGAAAAGGTCTACAAAAAGCGGGGGATCACGGTGCATACGGGGGCGCGGCTCGAAAAGGCCGAAGTAGGGAAGGACTCCGTCACCCTGACCTTCAAGGACCGGGAGGGGAAGGCGCAGAAGCTCGAGGTGGACCGTGTCCTTTCCGCGGTGGGGCGCGCTCCGAATACGGAAGACGTCGGGCTCGACCAGGCGGGAGTGAAAAAGACGGAGAAGGGCGGCTTCATCCAGGTGGACGAGTGGATGCGGACGAACGTGGCCGGGATCTATGCGGTCGGTGACTGCGCGGGCGGCGCCCTCCTCGCGCACAAGGCGTCGCACGAGGGGATCGCCTGCGTGGAGAAGATCGCCGGGAAGGCACACGGGTCCGTGGATTACGGGAATATCCCGAACTGCACCTACTGCCATCCGGAAGTCGCCTCGGTGGGGCTCACCGAGGAGCAAGCGAAGGAGAAGGGTTACGACATCGAGGTCGGCCGTTTCCCCTGGGTGGGGAATGGGCGGGCCGTGGCCTACGCGGACACGGAGGGGTTCCTCAAGGTGATCCGCGACAAAAAGTATTCGGAGATCCTGGGGGCCCACATCGTGGGTCCGCACGCGACCGAGTTGATCGGCGAGTTCGTCGTGGGGCGACACCTCGAGACGACCGCGGAGGAGATGGAGAAGGCGATTCACCCCCACCCGACTCTTTCGGAAGGGATCGCGGAGGCAGCGCTGGCATCCCTCGGGCGTGCCATTCACATCTAA
- the lipA gene encoding lipoyl synthase gives MTDTATATVARGYHPGDKDTGVVKPKGTSRIRAHEGLATVPMRDRKPEWLKVRSPGGKSYLRLKELMRSQSLHTVCEEAGCPNIGECWEAGTATFMILGDVCTRACKYCAVAHGMPTELDRDEPRRVAETVAAMELEHVVITSVNRDELPDGGAGIYADTVREIRRRVPGCSVELLIPDFKGDEEALRTVVEARPEILGHNLETVERLHPEVRPGGRYWRSISYLGAAKRMDPGILAKTGIILGMGEEGNEVRDAMRDLRSAGVDILTLGQYLRPSAAHIPVARWVTPGEFGEWKRVGEEEFGFRHVEAGPLVRSSYHAKEQAREVEAGEPGMIREILEADLPAPAELGRPALVQLTMGRSNTNGRG, from the coding sequence ATGACGGACACCGCGACCGCGACGGTCGCTCGGGGGTATCACCCCGGCGACAAGGACACGGGCGTCGTGAAGCCCAAGGGAACGTCGCGGATCCGGGCCCATGAAGGGCTCGCGACCGTTCCGATGCGGGATCGCAAGCCGGAATGGCTGAAGGTCCGCTCCCCGGGGGGGAAGAGCTATCTCCGGCTGAAAGAGTTGATGCGGAGCCAGTCGCTCCATACGGTCTGTGAAGAAGCCGGCTGTCCGAACATCGGGGAGTGCTGGGAAGCGGGGACCGCCACCTTCATGATCCTCGGCGATGTCTGCACCCGCGCATGTAAGTACTGCGCGGTGGCGCACGGGATGCCGACGGAGCTGGACCGGGACGAGCCCCGGCGGGTGGCCGAGACGGTGGCCGCGATGGAGTTGGAGCACGTCGTGATCACCTCGGTGAACCGCGACGAGCTCCCGGACGGCGGCGCCGGGATCTACGCGGACACGGTCCGTGAGATCCGGCGGCGTGTCCCGGGATGCTCGGTGGAGCTCCTGATCCCGGATTTCAAGGGCGACGAAGAAGCGCTCCGGACGGTCGTGGAGGCGCGGCCCGAGATTCTCGGGCACAATCTGGAGACGGTGGAGCGGCTGCATCCCGAGGTTCGCCCGGGCGGTCGTTATTGGCGCTCGATTTCGTACCTGGGTGCCGCAAAACGGATGGATCCGGGAATTCTCGCCAAGACCGGAATCATCCTGGGGATGGGTGAAGAGGGGAACGAGGTCCGCGACGCGATGCGGGACCTGCGCTCGGCCGGGGTGGACATTCTGACGCTCGGGCAGTATCTGCGTCCTTCCGCCGCGCACATCCCGGTGGCGCGCTGGGTGACTCCGGGAGAGTTTGGGGAATGGAAGCGGGTGGGCGAGGAGGAGTTCGGGTTTCGCCACGTAGAGGCGGGCCCTCTCGTGCGGTCGTCGTACCATGCGAAGGAACAGGCGCGTGAAGTCGAGGCCGGGGAGCCCGGGATGATCCGGGAGATTCTCGAGGCCGACCTTCCCGCCCCGGCGGAGCTCGGACGGCCGGCGCTCGTCCAGCTCACGATGGGGCGGTCAAATACGAACGGAAGGGGCTGA
- a CDS encoding LemA family protein — MWILIVLGLAAVVVLAVVAMYNGLVRLREQVDASWSNIDVELKRRHDLIPNLVETVKGYATHEQTTLERVIQARNAALSAKGPAETAAAENVLTGALRQIFALSEAYPDLKANQNFLQLQGQLSQVEDQIQRARSTYNGVVRDYNTKIRQIPTNLIATAFGFDAREFFEIEEEARAAPQVKF, encoded by the coding sequence ATGTGGATTCTCATCGTGCTCGGCCTCGCCGCCGTCGTCGTTCTGGCGGTGGTGGCGATGTACAACGGTCTGGTCCGGTTGCGGGAGCAGGTGGACGCTTCCTGGTCCAACATCGATGTCGAGCTCAAGCGTCGCCACGACCTCATCCCGAACCTCGTCGAGACGGTGAAGGGGTACGCGACGCACGAACAAACCACGCTCGAACGGGTGATCCAGGCCCGTAATGCGGCGCTTTCCGCGAAGGGACCGGCCGAAACCGCCGCGGCGGAAAACGTCCTGACCGGAGCGCTCCGCCAGATCTTCGCCCTCTCCGAGGCGTACCCGGATCTCAAGGCAAACCAGAATTTCCTCCAGCTTCAGGGACAGCTGAGTCAGGTGGAGGATCAGATCCAGCGGGCGCGGAGCACCTACAACGGGGTCGTGCGGGATTACAACACGAAGATCCGGCAGATCCCGACGAACCTCATCGCGACCGCCTTCGGCTTCGACGCCCGGGAGTTCTTCGAGATCGAAGAGGAGGCGCGGGCGGCCCCGCAGGTGAAGTTCTAG
- the pdhA gene encoding pyruvate dehydrogenase (acetyl-transferring) E1 component subunit alpha, whose translation MHSFLRDMLLYRRFEEAAEEAYAIGKIGGFCHLHIGQEAVALGMIGPLRQEDYVLTAYRDHTQALAKGVEAGPVMAELFGRAGGSALGKGGSMHIFGADVGFMGGHGIVGSQIPLATGIGWAIRYRGGDEVCVCFLGDAAVNQGAFWESLNMAAVWKLPVIYVVENNEYGMGTAFRRVSALPVVERAGGTGVPAHAVDGQDVLASWRLMERLVADVRSGAGPQYVDARTYRFKGHSMSDPVSGTYRSKEEVEGRKREDDPITRLRDRLLDAELLTKKELEAMDGEAREVVNEAVRFAGESPPPSPEELYSHAYAEINEHGRLFLDGRDR comes from the coding sequence TTGCACTCCTTCCTCAGGGACATGCTCCTCTACCGGCGCTTCGAGGAGGCCGCGGAGGAGGCTTACGCGATCGGGAAGATCGGCGGATTCTGCCACCTTCACATCGGACAGGAGGCGGTCGCGCTCGGAATGATTGGCCCTCTTCGCCAAGAGGACTACGTCCTCACCGCGTATCGCGATCACACGCAGGCGCTCGCGAAGGGGGTCGAGGCGGGCCCCGTGATGGCGGAGCTCTTCGGCCGGGCGGGAGGCTCAGCACTCGGGAAGGGCGGCTCAATGCACATCTTCGGCGCCGACGTCGGCTTCATGGGTGGCCACGGGATCGTGGGGAGCCAGATCCCGCTGGCGACGGGCATCGGTTGGGCCATCCGGTATCGGGGAGGCGACGAAGTCTGCGTCTGCTTCCTCGGAGACGCCGCGGTGAACCAGGGCGCTTTCTGGGAATCGCTGAACATGGCGGCGGTCTGGAAGCTCCCCGTCATCTACGTCGTCGAGAACAACGAATACGGGATGGGGACCGCCTTCAGGCGCGTCTCCGCCCTCCCGGTCGTGGAGCGGGCCGGCGGGACCGGCGTGCCGGCGCACGCCGTGGACGGCCAGGATGTCCTCGCGTCCTGGCGGCTCATGGAGCGCCTGGTGGCGGACGTCCGGAGCGGCGCGGGTCCACAATATGTGGACGCGCGCACCTACCGGTTCAAAGGGCACTCGATGTCCGACCCCGTTTCCGGGACATATCGCTCGAAGGAGGAAGTGGAAGGGCGCAAGCGAGAGGACGATCCCATCACCCGCCTGCGTGACAGGCTCCTCGACGCCGAGCTTCTCACCAAGAAGGAGCTCGAAGCGATGGACGGGGAGGCACGGGAGGTAGTAAACGAGGCGGTACGATTCGCCGGCGAATCCCCCCCTCCCTCCCCCGAAGAACTTTACTCCCACGCATACGCGGAAATCAACGAACACGGCCGCCTCTTCCTGGACGGCCGCGATCGGTGA